The genomic window GATCGACGGGTTTCGTAAGGCGGAAGCATCGCTAAAGCTGGAGGGGATGGATCCTTCTGGAACTCCCTTTTATGAGTCTGTAAAAGCCCGAATTATCTCCGGTGAAATCACCTACGAACAGGGCAAAGCTGAGATTCTTTCCCACTACAAAGCCCGCGCAG from Mixta hanseatica includes these protein-coding regions:
- a CDS encoding antitoxin VbhA family protein: MTKQQRIDGFRKAEASLKLEGMDPSGTPFYESVKARIISGEITYEQGKAEILSHYKARAEG